From the Pedobacter cryoconitis genome, one window contains:
- a CDS encoding nitrite reductase yields the protein MQSFRTELENPVVEKDIIDLEQKIRAFREGKIHDEKFRSLRLARGVYGQRQPGVQMVRIKLPFGKVTFKQLLRIADVSDEYGSGNLHLTTRQDIQIHYVSLDRTPELWAELERDDITLREACGNTVRNVTSSPDAGINPEELFDVSPYAQAVFKYFLRNPICQEMGRKIKISFSATEKDTAFSYIHDLGFIPKLNEKGERGFKVMFAGGLGAQPFLASVVHDFLPEDQLIPYSESVLRVFDRHGERTNRNKARLKYLVQKLGLEEVTRLIAEEVIANKSKSFEVDLGTVPLPALPEAIAASDQRPADETHYKRWLDTNVFPQKQSGFYGVYIKVPVGDIKTDKARLFVAAIRPYVADEIRITQNQGLLLKFVRAEALIPLYTVLNELDFAVPGFDSVGDITTCPGTDTCNLGIANSMSLAAVLEGVIHEEYPDLIYDKDIKIKISGCMNSCGQHGLAHIGFHGSSVKANGKVVPAIQVMIGGGTVGNGEGRVAERVIKAPTKRAPAILRTVLDDYSTNSGENESFHQYYDAKGKDHFYQLLKPLADLTDLKDEEYVDWGHEETFVTAIGVGECAGVVIDLVATLLLEGEEKLLWAGAAFEGKAWSDAIYHSYSVFVNTAKALLLDKSISSSTQTGVIREFDTNFVETGEVVLPSAFNELVLQINKNEPTEEFATAYLEQATQFYSAMRAKREAQVNVN from the coding sequence AAAAGATATCATAGATCTTGAACAAAAGATCCGTGCCTTCCGTGAAGGAAAAATACACGACGAAAAGTTTCGCAGTCTTCGGCTTGCGCGTGGTGTTTATGGTCAGCGGCAGCCGGGCGTACAAATGGTGCGTATTAAATTGCCATTCGGAAAAGTCACCTTTAAACAGTTATTGCGCATTGCCGATGTTTCTGATGAATACGGTAGCGGAAATCTGCATTTAACCACCAGGCAGGATATTCAGATTCATTATGTGAGTCTGGATCGTACCCCTGAACTATGGGCAGAGCTGGAACGTGATGATATTACTTTACGTGAAGCCTGTGGCAATACTGTTAGAAATGTAACTTCTTCGCCTGATGCAGGGATCAACCCTGAGGAACTTTTTGATGTTTCTCCTTATGCACAGGCTGTGTTTAAATATTTTTTAAGGAACCCTATCTGTCAGGAAATGGGCAGGAAAATCAAGATATCTTTTTCAGCAACAGAGAAAGATACTGCTTTCAGTTATATTCATGATTTAGGTTTTATACCTAAGCTCAATGAAAAAGGAGAGCGTGGATTTAAAGTCATGTTTGCTGGTGGTCTGGGTGCACAACCTTTCCTGGCTAGTGTAGTGCATGATTTCTTACCTGAAGATCAATTGATTCCTTACTCAGAATCTGTTTTAAGGGTTTTTGATCGTCATGGAGAAAGAACGAACAGAAATAAAGCAAGGCTAAAATACCTGGTTCAAAAACTTGGATTAGAAGAAGTAACCCGTTTAATTGCTGAAGAAGTTATTGCCAATAAATCAAAATCTTTTGAGGTTGATTTGGGTACGGTGCCACTTCCGGCATTGCCAGAGGCTATTGCTGCATCAGATCAGCGTCCGGCAGATGAAACGCATTATAAGAGATGGTTGGATACCAATGTATTCCCGCAAAAACAAAGTGGTTTTTATGGGGTATATATCAAAGTACCAGTCGGTGATATCAAAACTGATAAAGCGCGGTTATTTGTGGCGGCTATACGTCCTTATGTGGCGGATGAAATCAGAATTACCCAGAACCAGGGCTTATTATTAAAGTTTGTCAGAGCAGAAGCATTGATCCCATTATATACCGTATTAAATGAGCTGGACTTTGCGGTTCCCGGATTTGATAGTGTGGGTGATATTACGACCTGCCCGGGAACAGATACTTGTAATTTAGGAATTGCAAACAGTATGTCTCTTGCAGCGGTATTGGAAGGGGTAATTCATGAAGAATATCCTGATCTGATTTACGATAAAGACATTAAGATAAAAATAAGCGGCTGTATGAATTCATGCGGTCAGCACGGCCTGGCACACATTGGATTTCATGGAAGTTCAGTCAAAGCAAACGGAAAAGTTGTGCCTGCGATACAGGTGATGATTGGTGGCGGAACAGTAGGGAATGGCGAAGGCCGGGTTGCCGAACGTGTGATTAAAGCGCCAACTAAACGTGCGCCAGCTATTCTGCGTACAGTTTTAGATGACTACAGTACGAATTCAGGTGAAAATGAAAGTTTCCACCAGTATTACGATGCTAAAGGTAAAGATCACTTTTACCAGCTATTGAAACCTCTGGCAGACCTTACCGATTTAAAAGATGAGGAGTATGTAGACTGGGGACATGAAGAAACTTTTGTGACTGCAATTGGTGTAGGAGAATGTGCTGGCGTAGTGATTGACTTGGTGGCTACACTTTTACTCGAAGGAGAAGAAAAATTACTATGGGCAGGTGCAGCTTTTGAAGGCAAGGCATGGTCTGATGCGATTTATCATTCTTACAGTGTATTTGTAAATACTGCAAAAGCATTGTTACTGGATAAAAGTATCAGCAGCAGTACGCAAACAGGTGTAATCAGAGAGTTTGATACCAATTTTGTAGAAACAGGTGAGGTAGTTTTACCTTCAGCTTTTAACGAACTGGTACTGCAAATTAATAAAAATGAGCCTACAGAAGAGTTTGCAACAGCTTATCTGGAACAGGCTACACAATTTTATTCAGCAATGAGAGCGAAGAGGGAGGCGCAGGTAAATGTTAATTAA
- the cobA gene encoding uroporphyrinogen-III C-methyltransferase has protein sequence MLINSGTKREIREPRITLVGAGPGDPELITMKGANALKDADVVLYDALVNEKVLEYAAADAIKVYVGKRSGEHSYSQEAINKLMVDYAINYGHVVRLKGGDPFVFGRGYEELNFAAGYNIPAQMIPGLSSSISVPGLQQIPVTHRGLSESFWVVTGSTASGAISNDLYEAVRTKATVVVLMGLNKLKEIVKLYKQEGKANLPVAVIQSGSTEEEKLAIGIVDTIEEVVLEKGIGAPAILVFGEVVSLHPQFQPIKDFFAAIKEEL, from the coding sequence ATGTTAATTAATTCAGGAACAAAAAGAGAAATCAGAGAACCAAGAATTACGCTGGTTGGTGCAGGGCCGGGAGATCCGGAACTGATCACAATGAAAGGTGCAAATGCATTGAAAGATGCGGATGTGGTTTTATACGATGCGTTGGTGAATGAAAAAGTATTGGAATACGCTGCTGCTGATGCTATCAAAGTATATGTGGGAAAACGTTCTGGTGAACATTCTTATTCACAGGAAGCGATCAATAAACTGATGGTGGATTATGCGATCAATTACGGACATGTAGTGCGTTTGAAAGGCGGTGATCCATTTGTATTTGGCCGTGGTTATGAAGAGTTGAATTTTGCAGCAGGGTATAATATCCCGGCGCAAATGATTCCCGGATTGTCAAGTTCGATTTCGGTGCCCGGTTTACAGCAGATCCCGGTTACGCACCGCGGATTAAGTGAAAGCTTTTGGGTAGTGACAGGATCTACAGCTTCTGGAGCGATATCCAATGATCTTTATGAGGCTGTCCGTACTAAAGCTACGGTAGTGGTATTGATGGGCCTGAACAAACTGAAAGAGATCGTCAAGCTTTACAAACAGGAGGGAAAAGCGAATTTACCTGTTGCTGTAATCCAAAGTGGTTCTACCGAAGAAGAAAAGCTGGCCATTGGTATTGTGGACACGATTGAAGAAGTTGTGCTGGAAAAAGGAATCGGGGCACCAGCCATTTTAGTATTTGGTGAAGTAGTTTCTTTACATCCTCAATTTCAGCCCATCAAAGATTTTTTTGCAGCCATTAAAGAAGAGTTATAA